CATGCttgagtttgaatttttctAATTCAGTTCGCAAGGCaatgttttcttcttttaaaaacttttcattATTAGTTTCATTTACCTTAACCTTTTTCAAAAGAAGATCATTTTTTGTCCTCAAAGcctcattttctttcttacaTTTACCATACTTATCCAAAAGTTTCTTAGAGTTCACAGAAATGTCTTTGATAATGTAGTGCAGTTCATCAATAGATAAGTCAGAGAGATCTACCTCATCTTCATCATTATGATCTGCCATTAGACATAGTTGAGCTTCTTGATCTGAGCTTTCTGAGCTGGTGCCGTTCTCCAAGTCTTCCCATGTTGCCatcatcaccttctttttgtctttcttggatttttcaCCTTTCTTAAGTTGAGGGCAATCTGACTTGAAGTGACCAGGTTCCTTGCAGTGATGGCATGTGAACTTAACTTGATCTTTCTTGACATCTTTGGATGAAGAGCTTCCTTTGCCTTTGTTTTTGTATCTCAGTAgtcttctcatttttcttgcAAAGAGCACCATTTCTTCATCTGAGAAACTGTCATCAGATTCTTCTCCTTGGGTTGTCATTCTTGATTTTAGtgctatacttttctttttgtcatcTTTGTCTTGAGACATGTGAGTGGTTTCATAAGCCAGTAGCTTgcctctcagctcatcataggtgATTTTGATCAAATCATTCCTTTCAGAGATGGCTGTGCTTTTTACTTCCCATTTCTTAGTAAGACTCCTCAGAATCTTTCTTACTAAGGTTTCTTCAGAGTAGCTTCTTCCTATGGCGTCCAgattgttgatgattattgaGAACCTTTCGAACATTTGATCAATGCTCTCATCTTCTTTCATACTGAATATTTCATACTCCTTCATCAGCATGTCAATTCTGGTCTCCCTCACTTGCTTAGTGCCTTCATGAGTGAGTCTGAGCTTATCCCAGATTTCTTTCGTTGTTTTACACCTTGACACTTTTCTGAACTCTTCAAAGCTGATTGCACAGTGCATCAGGTTGATTGCCTTAGCATTGAGTTcaaccttcttcttttcttcatctgTCCATTCGTTGTCCTCCTTTGCCACAACTTTTCCATCAGCATTCTGTTTGGTAGGAACGTCTAGGCCGTTGAGAATGATCTTCCAGATGTTGTAGTCGATCGACTGCACGAAGATTCTCATTCTCTCTTTCTAGTAAGAGTAGTTGCTGTCATTGAAGTAGGGAGGTCTATTATTGGACTGCCCTTCAGTGAGAGTGAAAGCCACGATGTTGGG
The genomic region above belongs to Arachis duranensis cultivar V14167 chromosome 3, aradu.V14167.gnm2.J7QH, whole genome shotgun sequence and contains:
- the LOC110278624 gene encoding uncharacterized protein LOC110278624: MRIFVQSIDYNIWKIILNGLDVPTKQNADGKVVAKEDNEWTDEEKKKVELNAKAINLMHCAISFEEFRKVSRCKTTKEIWDKLRLTHEGTKQVRETRIDMLMKEYEIFSMKEDESIDQMFERFSIIINNLDAIGRSYSEETLVRKILRSLTKKWEVKSTAISERNDLIKITYDELRGKLLAYETTHMSQDKDDKKKSIALKSRMTTQGEESDDSFSDEEMVLFARKMRRLLRYKNKGKGSSSSKDVKKDQVKFTCHHCKEPGHFKSDCPQLKKGEKSKKDKKKVMMATWEDLENGTSSESSDQEAQLCLMADHNDEDEVDLSDLSIDELHYIIKDISVNSKKLLDKYGKCKKENEALRTKNDLLLKKVKVNETNNEKFLKEENIALRTELEKFKLKHEVTASTDLISENKKLNEQIKSLNEVLAKFVQGSQNLNKLLACQRKSDCRVINEKTEAVLFVSKRSDNVYGITLDDLKVQNVTCFSSMESEKWMWHKRLGHASMF